The sequence ATTGTAAATAATGCTTTACCCCGCGTACTAAAACAAAACCCTTAAAAGGCAATTGTATCAGTAATGTTAAGCATCGATTCACAATTATTTACGGCAAAATAAGTTTGTATTGCGTAATTGTATTGAACACATGAATTTTAATCGCTTTATAAAAAATTTACTACTCCCCCTACTTTTACTATTTTGTTCAATACCTGTATTTGCGCAAAGTACCATTGTTAGCGGCACCGTTACTGATGCCAACACCAAACAACCACTATCTTTTGTTACCGTAGCTTTCAATGGCTCAACCATCGGCATTAATACTACCGACCAGGGTAAATACACATTGCGTACATCGCGCACCAATCTTACCCAAATAAAAGCCAGCTTTGTAGGCTATAAACCAGCCTTACTTACTATAGTTCCGGGCAAAACGCAGGTGATCAATATCCGCCTTTTCCCCGAAGCACAGGCTTTACAGGAGGTTACCGTAAAATCGGGTAAGAAGCAGAAATATACCAATAAGGATAACCCGGCGGTGGAACTGATTCGCCAGGTAATTGAGCACAAGCCGCAAAACCGCCCTGAGGCCTACGATTTTGTGGAGTACCGCGCTTACGATAAATTACAGTTATCATTCATCAACGTATCTACCCAACTGGCCGAGAAGAAGTTTTTCAGGAAGTATAAGTTTATTTTAGATAACCGCGATACCACACTTGTACCGGGCAAATCGTTACTGCCCATGTACCTTGATGAAAAGCTGACCCAAAACTATTACCGCAAAAACCCTGAAAAGAAACGCACGGTGGTGTTAGGCCAAAAAAGTGTAAACTTTGGCGCTGCTATAGATCATGACGGCCTTGGCCAATACATTAAGCATATTTATGCCGATGTAGATATTTATGATAACAATATCTTCCTGATCACTAATAACTTTTTAAGCCCGATATCAAATTCGGCACCTACATTTTACAAGTTCTTCATCACCGATACCGTGATGGTGAACAATAACAAGCTGATAGAGTTAAGCTTCACCCCGCGCAACACTACCGACCTGCTGTTTGAGGGCAAGATCTACATTACCCAGGACGGTAACTTCGCGGTGCAAAAGGCTGAACTGATCGTTAACAAAAACATCAACCTTAACTTTGTAAAATCGCTTACGGTTAACCTGGATTTCGAACAAAATCCGGATGGCCGCTATCACCTGAGCAAAAGCGATATCCTTGCCGATTTTGGCCTGAACAAGAAAAAGAACGGCGGTATTTTTGGCGATCGTACCATCACCTACAAAAACTACATTGTAAACAAGCAACTGCCCGATACCACTTATACTAAAGAAGAACCAATAGAAGTATCGGACGAGGTGAAGCACCGCAGCGATGATTTTTGGGAGAAGAACCGTTTAGATACTTTAACCACGGCCGAATCTAAGGTGTATAAAAATATCGACAGTCTTTCTAAAATGCCGTCGTTCCGCCGTACGATGGATATCGCAACGCTGGTACTGGCCGGTTATAAATCATTCGGCCCCTTCGAGATGGGCCCGGCTAACGCATTTTACAGCTTTAATCCTATAGAAGGCTTCAGGCTGCGCCTTGGTGGCCGTACCACACCCGAATTGAGTAAGCGTTACTATTTTGAAACCTACGGTGCGTATGGTTTTAAGGATGAAAAGTGGAAGTACTTTTTCAGCGCCACCTATTCACTAAACGATAAATCCATTTATAAGTTCCCGCAAAACTATATCCGTGCCAGTGTAAACCGCGACACCAAGATACCAGGGCAAAACCTGCAATTTGTGCAGGAGGATAACTTTTTGCTATCATTTAAACGCGGCGAGAACGATAAATACCTGTACAACGATTTTTATAAGCTCAACTACGTGCACGAGTATTACAGCCACTTCTCATACGCGCTGACTTTGAGCAACTGGACACAATCGCCTGCCGGCTCTTTGTATTTTATACAAAATGCCAACACCGCGAATGCCAATACCATCCACAGCTTAACTACTACCGAGGCCGAGCTGCAACTGCGCTACGCCCCGCACGAACAATTTTACCAGGGCAAGATCTATCGTATCCCTATCCCTAATACCTACCCTATTTTTACGGTTAACTATACACAGGGGATAAAAAATGTGTTCAACAGTTCGTATAATTATCAAAATATCGATCTGCGCTGGGACCAGCACATCCTTGAATCGATATTCGGTTATTCGGATATTTCTGTTGAGGGTAACCGCATACTGGGTAATGTACCTTATCCGTTGTTGAATATTCACCAGGCCAATCAAACCTATGCCTACGATATCGAATCGTACAACCTGATGAACTTTTTAGAGTTTGTGAGCGACAAGTATGTAGCCCTGAAGATCGATCAGCACTGGGAAGGTTTCTTCTTTAATAAGATACCGCTGCTAAAAAAATTAAAACTTCGTGAAACCACAT comes from Mucilaginibacter mali and encodes:
- a CDS encoding DUF5686 and carboxypeptidase-like regulatory domain-containing protein, producing the protein MNFNRFIKNLLLPLLLLFCSIPVFAQSTIVSGTVTDANTKQPLSFVTVAFNGSTIGINTTDQGKYTLRTSRTNLTQIKASFVGYKPALLTIVPGKTQVINIRLFPEAQALQEVTVKSGKKQKYTNKDNPAVELIRQVIEHKPQNRPEAYDFVEYRAYDKLQLSFINVSTQLAEKKFFRKYKFILDNRDTTLVPGKSLLPMYLDEKLTQNYYRKNPEKKRTVVLGQKSVNFGAAIDHDGLGQYIKHIYADVDIYDNNIFLITNNFLSPISNSAPTFYKFFITDTVMVNNNKLIELSFTPRNTTDLLFEGKIYITQDGNFAVQKAELIVNKNINLNFVKSLTVNLDFEQNPDGRYHLSKSDILADFGLNKKKNGGIFGDRTITYKNYIVNKQLPDTTYTKEEPIEVSDEVKHRSDDFWEKNRLDTLTTAESKVYKNIDSLSKMPSFRRTMDIATLVLAGYKSFGPFEMGPANAFYSFNPIEGFRLRLGGRTTPELSKRYYFETYGAYGFKDEKWKYFFSATYSLNDKSIYKFPQNYIRASVNRDTKIPGQNLQFVQEDNFLLSFKRGENDKYLYNDFYKLNYVHEYYSHFSYALTLSNWTQSPAGSLYFIQNANTANANTIHSLTTTEAELQLRYAPHEQFYQGKIYRIPIPNTYPIFTVNYTQGIKNVFNSSYNYQNIDLRWDQHILESIFGYSDISVEGNRILGNVPYPLLNIHQANQTYAYDIESYNLMNFLEFVSDKYVALKIDQHWEGFFFNKIPLLKKLKLRETTSFKLLYGSVGDNNNPNIHPSLYAYPVQANGAPITYGLGNTPYMEGSVGVENIFKFIRVDAVKRFSYLDHPGIATWGLRTRVKFDF